A region of the Dehalococcoidales bacterium genome:
TTGAGAATATGCAATTTCCAAGCTTTTGTTCAGGGTAAAACCTTATGGTTTTAAACCGATGGACAGCTTAGCAGCTTTTACGGTATTTGCCATCAGCATGGCAATTGTCATTGGGCCTACTCCCCCTGGCGATGGAGTAATAGCGCCGGCTTTCTGGCTGACTTCTTCAAAGGCTACATCCCCTGTGAGTTTGGCCTTTCCGTTTATTGTCGTCCCAATTCTATTAGTGCCGACATCTATGACTGTTGCTCCTTCTTTAACCATATCAGCTGTTATAAAACCGGGAATACCAATGGCAACAATCAGTATATCAGCTTGAAGAGTATAGTCTCGAATATTGGGAGTGCGGCTATGACATATAGTAACAGTGGCATTGGCGAACGGATTTTTCTGCACAAGTATATTGGCAATTGGCTTTCCAACGATGTTACTGCGCCCAACCACAACAACGTGCTTGCCTTCGGTTTCTATATTACTCCTGATCAATAGTTGCTGTATCCCGGCCGGGGTGCAGGATAAAAACGTATCTTCCCCGATAACCATTTTCCCAAGGCTGTAGGGGTGGAAGCCATCAACATCCTTTTTGGGATCTATCGCCAGCAGGATTTCGGTTTCATTAATA
Encoded here:
- a CDS encoding bifunctional 5,10-methylene-tetrahydrofolate dehydrogenase/5,10-methylene-tetrahydrofolate cyclohydrolase, which codes for INETEILLAIDPKKDVDGFHPYSLGKMVIGEDTFLSCTPAGIQQLLIRSNIETEGKHVVVVGRSNIVGKPIANILVQKNPFANATVTICHSRTPNIRDYTLQADILIVAIGIPGFITADMVKEGATVIDVGTNRIGTTINGKAKLTGDVAFEEVSQKAGAITPSPGGVGPMTIAMLMANTVKAAKLSIGLKP